TGGACAACTGGCCCTGTATCTGCCCTTGCAAGCCAGGCCAGAGTTGCCCCAGGCGCGGCAACGCCAACTCCAGCTGACCACGCAAACGCTGATCCAGCGCGCCCTGGCCGCTGACCCGGTTGTCGCCCAGGCGTACCAGCAGTCGCTGTAACTGCCACTGCTCGCCGCTACCGCCGCCCTGCACCTGCAATTGCGCCGGTTGGCCGCGCAGGCGGCCATTGAGATCGATATCGGCTTGCGCCTGCAACGCCCCGGCGTTGAAGCTGCCGGAGGTGTTCAGCGGGCCGGCCAGATTTCCCGGCATCTGCGCCAACCAATAACCGGGGTCGAGCGCGCTGAGCTGCAACATGGCCTGCCAGTCGATGCCCTCGGCAAAACCGACCTTGACCACCCCCTCGGCACGCCCCTGGCCGGCCACCAGCTGCAATTGCGGCAGGCTGAACTGAGCGAGATCGCCACTGACCGGGCTGCTAAGGCTGAAGTCACCCGCAGGTCCCTGCAACTGCGCAGCGAAGTTACCCAGGAAATTGCCTTCGCTATAGCTGACTTCGGCCTGCAGTTGTTGCAGTGCCACGGGTGGCGGCTCGTCCAGCGGGTACAGGCGCTGCCAGGGAAAATCCAGCCAGTCCAGCCTGGCATCGACGCTGAACACTTCGCGCCAGGCCAGCGTGCCCTCGAGTTGCACATGTTGCGCTTCGGCCTCGATACGTAACAGCTCTATATCCGCACCGGCAGCATCGACACGCCCCCGCAGTTGCAGCGGCATCGGCGCCTGCTCGGCCGGCAGATTGGCCGTGCCTTCAATGCGGTAGCCACTGGCCAGATCACCCTGAGCCTTGAGTTGCAGCGCTTGCAAACGCAGGGTTGGCGGCAAGGCACTGCTGGCCTGAAAAGCGTCGCTGGTCAGACGCAACTCGGCCGGCAGGTGCTCGGCCAGCGCCTGCACCGAGCCCTGCAAGCGGGCGTCGAGATAGCCTGTGCTATCGGCCTCGACCTCCAGGCTGCGCTGCAATTCGCCGCCCACCTGCAGCGCCACCTGCCAGGGTTTGCCATCGACCTCGGGCAACTGCAGGCGCCCGCTCAAGGCCAGCGGCCAGCCACCCTGCGGCGTCAGACGACCGCTGACCTCCAGGCGCAGTTCATCACGCTGCAGGGCAAAACGTTGCAGGTCGACGCCCTGCTCGTTCCAACTGGCAATCAGTGCGACATCGCGCACCTGCGGCTGGCCGTCCAGAGTCAGCTCGCCCAGCTGGATATCGCCCAATTGCAGGCGCAGTGGCAGTTTTACATTGGGCAGACTGAGCGGTTCGCTGCCCGATTCGGCACCGGCCGGCAAGGTCACGGCCACCCGCTGCAGATGCAGGCGATCCAGGCACAGCGTCAGGCGCAGCAGGCACGACGGCGACCAGGTCATGTCCAGCTGCTGCAGCTCCACGCGCATCTCGTCCTGCTGCCAGATCAGCGCATCGGCCTGCCAGGCACCGCCCAGACGGCCTACGAAGTTGTCGACCTGCAAGCCTGGCACCTGGGCCAGCAGCGAACGGCTACCGCCCTGGGTACCGAGCAGCGTCCACAAAACGGCTACGAGCAGCAACAGCAGAGCGAACAGACCTCCGGCCAGCCATTTCAGCAGGCGCCGGGTCATAGTTCAGGCCCCATGGAGAAATGCAGGCGCACGCCACCCTCGTCGTCCAGCGCGTGGGCCAGATCCAGGCGCAGCGGGCCAACCGGCGAAACCCAACGCACACCGAAACCAACGCCGGTCTTGAGGGTGGGGAAATCCAGCGAGTCGAACGAATTGCCCTGGTCGATGAAGGTCGCCAGGCGCCACTTGTCGGTCAGGCTGTACTGGTACTCGGCGCTGGCAGCGAACAGGTAACGGCCGCCGATCTTGTCACCGCGATTGTTCTCCGGCGACAGGCTCTGGTAGTCGTAGCCGCGTACGCTCTGATCGCCACCGGCAAAGAAGCGCAGCGACGGCGGCACGGCAGAGAAACCATTGGTTTCGGTGCCGCCAAACTGTACGCGCCCCAGCAGGCGGTGATGGTCGAATACGGTGGTCAAGCCCTTGAGCATGACATTGCCATGCAACACGTTGGCATCGGACAACAGGCCATCGACGGCGCCACGCAGGTCGAACTGCAGGCGATAGCCCTGATTCGGATCGAGGCGGTTATCGCTGCGCAGCAGCGAGTAATTGACGCCCGGCATAAGCAAGGTGCTCAACCCGGAATCGTCGCCCAGGCGATATTCCTCGTGCTGCCATTTCACCGACAGCACGCGCTGCCAGCCGCCAGGGCGCTGGCTGTGCCATTCCGGGCCCAGGGTGAGCAGACGGCTGAGGCTGTCCTTGCTGGCCAGTTCTTCGTACTGATAGCCGCCAGCCAGACGCAGCTTATCGGTCAGCGGTGGATCACCAGGGATGTCGTACCACAGACCGACGTTCTGCCTTGGCGCCGACAGTTCGGTTTCCACCCCGTAGCTATGCCCCTGCGGGTTGCGCCAGTGGCGTGTCCAGTTGGCACGCAGGCGCGGCCCGACATCGGTGGAAAAGCCCAGCCCCAGGCCCATGGTGCGCGGCTCGCGAACCTGCAGCGTCACCGCAACCGGAATGCGCAACTGCTCGGCCTGGGCAGGGATGGCGTCGACCCTCACCGACTCG
This region of Pseudomonas wenzhouensis genomic DNA includes:
- a CDS encoding autotransporter assembly complex protein TamA codes for the protein MSVYGHLQRSLVLLLIGTGAFAAGELDVRITPSNSALKANIEGYVGSLDGRDAQSLRRLRRIAEGEADKAAQALGYYQARIRSRIEEGETPRLVLEVEPGERVRLRHVDIRIEGPASELSAFRIPSASRLQPGSVLNHGRYEDAKRLIQNQASRYGFFDGRFTRQRLQVDPAAGVADIELVFASGPRYSLGDIAFGGDFPFDKALLRRMVPFEPDTPYDSELIAELYQALQSSGYFESVRVDAIPAQAEQLRIPVAVTLQVREPRTMGLGLGFSTDVGPRLRANWTRHWRNPQGHSYGVETELSAPRQNVGLWYDIPGDPPLTDKLRLAGGYQYEELASKDSLSRLLTLGPEWHSQRPGGWQRVLSVKWQHEEYRLGDDSGLSTLLMPGVNYSLLRSDNRLDPNQGYRLQFDLRGAVDGLLSDANVLHGNVMLKGLTTVFDHHRLLGRVQFGGTETNGFSAVPPSLRFFAGGDQSVRGYDYQSLSPENNRGDKIGGRYLFAASAEYQYSLTDKWRLATFIDQGNSFDSLDFPTLKTGVGFGVRWVSPVGPLRLDLAHALDDEGGVRLHFSMGPEL